The Streptomyces sp. NL15-2K genome contains a region encoding:
- a CDS encoding M48 family metallopeptidase, whose protein sequence is MSADPLHRAGTPQRSTPSQPPSGSGASAIEVRRSARRRRTVSAYREGDRTVVLIPARMSEAEERRWVGVMLDKLAAQESKKVLGDAELTERAERLSAQYFDGRARPASVRWVTNQNTRWGSCTPSEGSIRLSHRLQGMPEYVVDYVLLHELAHLLVPGHGPRFWRLLEAYPRTERARGYLEGVVAAERLPHPPGARSE, encoded by the coding sequence GTGTCCGCCGACCCACTGCACCGTGCCGGAACGCCACAGCGCAGCACGCCGAGTCAGCCGCCGAGCGGCTCTGGGGCGAGCGCGATCGAGGTGCGCAGAAGTGCCCGTCGACGCCGGACGGTCTCCGCGTATCGCGAGGGCGATCGCACCGTCGTGCTCATCCCTGCCCGGATGTCCGAGGCCGAGGAGCGGCGCTGGGTGGGCGTCATGCTCGACAAACTGGCCGCCCAGGAGAGCAAGAAGGTCCTCGGGGACGCGGAGCTGACGGAGCGTGCCGAGCGGCTTTCGGCCCAGTACTTCGACGGCCGGGCCAGGCCGGCCTCGGTGCGCTGGGTCACCAACCAGAACACCCGCTGGGGCTCGTGCACCCCTTCCGAGGGCAGCATCCGCCTGTCGCACCGGCTCCAGGGCATGCCGGAATACGTCGTCGACTACGTCCTTCTCCACGAGCTCGCGCATCTGCTCGTCCCAGGACACGGGCCCCGTTTCTGGCGGTTGCTGGAGGCCTATCCGCGGACCGAGCGGGCCCGGGGCTATCTCGAGGGAGTGGTCGCCGCCGAGCGGCTGCCGCACCCGCCGGGCGCCCGGAGCGAGTGA
- a CDS encoding TerD family protein, which produces MAREFQRGHKAKISDLTAGTDLYVGVQIAGPGLTFDISCFGLDADERLSDDRYFIFFNQPKSPEESIQLLGAQAGDTESFRVTLDKIPPQIQKLSFTATIDGAGQMSQIAPGYLRIVAGGEEVARYSFDGSEFSTERAVMLGDFYLKDVWRFAAVGQGFDGGLDALLKNFGGEVAEEEPAPAVPAQTQAPTFAPPPQAAAPPAPAPTFGAPPPAPAPAPAAAPAPSVHTAPTIAQGTPAAGVGITPPGTTPPGFPPPAPAAPTSPHMFTPPGAGPQTFTPPGAAPAFPGQGQPPFGGATAIAPVPPEANVRVVLTKYAEAPVGDRWTEQNPQLVRATLTKGASILAKQGSMVAYQGDIDFAHKGSGLLGKLTGALTGQGMSLMRCSGDGEVFLADEASRVFVIRLQGEQLYTSAQGVLAFDEALDTEVRRIEGAGLPGGGLFSMLFSGTGAVAVKTRGVPVVIPVGPATYVDGNAVIAWSAGAQAVTTTALRLRRSGYSRQASEAVNLQFRGAPGNFVVVQPFEV; this is translated from the coding sequence ATGGCCAGGGAATTCCAACGCGGCCACAAGGCCAAGATCAGTGACCTCACCGCGGGCACGGATCTGTACGTAGGTGTACAGATCGCCGGTCCCGGACTGACCTTCGACATCAGTTGCTTCGGGCTCGACGCCGACGAACGGCTCTCGGACGACCGGTACTTCATCTTCTTCAATCAGCCGAAGTCCCCGGAGGAGTCCATCCAGCTCCTGGGCGCGCAGGCGGGTGACACGGAGTCGTTCCGGGTCACGCTGGACAAGATCCCGCCGCAGATCCAGAAGCTGTCGTTCACGGCGACGATCGACGGCGCTGGTCAGATGTCACAGATCGCCCCCGGGTACCTGCGCATCGTCGCCGGCGGCGAGGAAGTGGCGCGGTACTCCTTCGACGGCTCGGAGTTCTCCACCGAGCGGGCCGTGATGCTGGGCGACTTCTACCTGAAGGACGTGTGGCGGTTCGCCGCGGTCGGGCAGGGCTTCGACGGCGGCCTCGACGCGCTGCTGAAGAACTTCGGCGGCGAGGTCGCCGAGGAGGAGCCCGCGCCGGCCGTCCCGGCGCAGACCCAGGCACCGACGTTCGCGCCGCCGCCCCAGGCCGCCGCGCCGCCCGCGCCCGCACCCACGTTCGGCGCGCCCCCACCCGCACCGGCTCCTGCCCCCGCCGCCGCGCCCGCCCCGTCGGTCCACACGGCACCGACGATCGCCCAGGGCACGCCCGCCGCGGGAGTCGGCATCACCCCGCCCGGCACCACGCCACCCGGCTTCCCGCCGCCGGCACCCGCCGCGCCGACGAGCCCGCACATGTTCACGCCGCCCGGCGCCGGCCCTCAGACGTTCACGCCCCCGGGCGCCGCCCCCGCCTTCCCCGGTCAGGGACAGCCGCCCTTCGGCGGAGCCACGGCGATCGCGCCCGTGCCGCCCGAGGCGAACGTACGCGTCGTCCTGACGAAGTACGCGGAAGCCCCCGTAGGGGACCGCTGGACCGAACAGAACCCGCAGCTCGTGCGGGCCACGCTCACCAAGGGCGCCTCCATCCTCGCCAAGCAGGGCAGCATGGTCGCCTACCAGGGCGACATCGACTTCGCCCACAAGGGCTCCGGCCTGCTCGGCAAGCTCACCGGTGCGCTCACCGGCCAGGGCATGTCCCTGATGCGCTGCTCCGGGGACGGCGAGGTCTTCCTCGCCGACGAGGCCAGCCGGGTGTTCGTCATCCGCCTCCAGGGGGAGCAGCTCTACACCAGCGCGCAAGGTGTGCTCGCCTTCGACGAGGCCCTGGACACCGAGGTCCGCCGCATCGAGGGCGCGGGGCTGCCCGGCGGAGGCCTGTTCAGCATGCTCTTCTCCGGCACGGGAGCGGTCGCCGTGAAGACCCGCGGCGTGCCGGTCGTCATCCCCGTGGGCCCGGCCACCTATGTCGACGGCAACGCCGTGATCGCCTGGTCCGCCGGTGCACAGGCCGTCACCACGACCGCGCTCAGGCTGCGCCGGTCCGGATACTCGCGGCAGGCCTCCGAGGCCGTGAACCTCCAGTTCCGGGGCGCCCCCGGAAACTTCGTCGTCGTACAGCCCTTCGAGGTATGA
- a CDS encoding AIM24 family protein, which translates to MDSQTLSAHRAPATGVRMSVHSSKTLKVTMATGHDLLAKAGSMIAYEGYVQFDAPPGSLRRTAEAMVTGEGGRLMLCRGDGDLYLADYGGDIIVLHLSGEALSVNGATLLACDASLELTIEPVKGLAKLSGSGLTNLVVRGTGWVALVSRGIPMALDCAERETYVDPDALIAWTTGMDMKARRSVKASALIGRGSGEAFQIGFKGQGFVVVQPSEDTGDRFKIRG; encoded by the coding sequence ATGGACTCCCAGACTCTGAGTGCGCACCGCGCCCCCGCGACCGGCGTCCGGATGAGTGTGCACAGCTCCAAGACGCTCAAGGTCACCATGGCCACCGGGCACGATCTGCTGGCCAAGGCCGGCTCGATGATCGCCTACGAGGGCTATGTGCAGTTCGACGCGCCGCCCGGCAGCCTCCGCCGTACCGCGGAGGCGATGGTCACCGGCGAGGGCGGCAGGCTGATGCTCTGCCGCGGTGACGGCGACCTCTACCTCGCCGACTACGGCGGCGACATCATCGTCCTCCACCTGAGCGGCGAGGCGCTCTCGGTCAACGGCGCCACGCTGCTGGCCTGCGACGCCTCCCTGGAGCTGACCATCGAACCGGTCAAGGGGCTCGCCAAGCTGTCCGGCTCCGGCCTGACCAACCTCGTCGTACGGGGCACGGGCTGGGTCGCGCTGGTCAGCCGGGGCATTCCCATGGCCCTGGACTGCGCCGAACGGGAGACGTACGTCGACCCGGACGCGCTCATCGCCTGGACGACCGGCATGGACATGAAGGCCCGACGCTCGGTCAAGGCGAGTGCCCTCATCGGCCGGGGCAGCGGCGAGGCCTTCCAGATCGGCTTCAAGGGGCAGGGCTTCGTGGTCGTCCAGCCGAGCGAGGACACCGGCGACCGATTCAAGATCCGGGGCTGA
- a CDS encoding AIM24 family protein, producing MHSTLFAHVPVESTGRYTLQNPQLLKTDVTQGNSAVLARQGAMVAFEGQVDFDSQYRNRSWRNVERMTGERLELMRCKGNGTVYLANLAQHLHIMEVGRGITVDSSYVLAFDGSLGVGIVAVDSAVEVASAGAYNLELTGSGQVVLMTSGEPLVLEVTPEKNVCCDADAVVAWSTSLRTQLQAPTSTSAVWRRRGSTGEGWEMQFSGTGHVLVQPSELLPPQHLRTSGVLGQFGMGSGGLRGNSLGGSNS from the coding sequence ATGCACAGCACACTCTTCGCACACGTTCCGGTGGAGTCCACCGGCCGGTACACCCTGCAGAACCCGCAGCTCCTCAAGACCGACGTCACCCAGGGCAACAGCGCCGTGCTCGCGCGGCAGGGCGCCATGGTGGCCTTCGAGGGACAGGTGGACTTCGACAGCCAGTACCGCAACCGCAGCTGGCGCAACGTCGAACGCATGACCGGCGAGCGCCTGGAACTCATGCGCTGCAAGGGCAACGGCACCGTCTACCTGGCCAACCTCGCCCAGCACCTGCACATCATGGAGGTCGGCCGCGGCATCACGGTCGACAGCTCCTACGTGCTCGCCTTCGACGGCTCCCTCGGGGTCGGCATCGTCGCGGTCGACAGCGCGGTGGAGGTGGCCTCGGCGGGTGCCTACAACCTGGAGCTCACCGGCTCCGGGCAGGTCGTCCTCATGACCTCGGGCGAGCCGCTGGTGCTGGAGGTGACCCCGGAGAAGAACGTCTGCTGCGACGCGGACGCGGTCGTCGCCTGGTCCACGTCCCTGCGGACCCAGCTCCAGGCCCCTACCTCCACGTCCGCCGTGTGGCGCCGCAGGGGTTCCACCGGCGAGGGCTGGGAGATGCAGTTCTCCGGGACGGGCCATGTCCTGGTGCAGCCCAGTGAGCTGCTGCCGCCGCAGCATCTGCGCACGTCGGGGGTCCTCGGCCAGTTCGGCATGGGCAGCGGCGGGCTGCGCGGGAACTCCCTCGGGGGCAGCAACAGTTGA
- a CDS encoding NUDIX hydrolase encodes MSLYDDAVLVLKNHEDQGELRQAYLDHLAAHPDGVWKACADGHITASALVIDPERGGVLLTLHKKLRMWLQTGGHCEPGDASLEAAALREATEESGIAGLTLLPGGPVRLDRHPIPPPCHRHFDVQYAVVAPPDAAHAVSDESLDVRWFGYDEVAAVADESVVRLLEATRARL; translated from the coding sequence GTGAGTCTGTACGACGACGCGGTCCTCGTCCTGAAAAACCACGAGGACCAGGGAGAGCTGCGTCAGGCCTACCTGGACCACCTCGCGGCGCACCCGGACGGCGTGTGGAAAGCCTGCGCGGACGGGCACATCACGGCGAGCGCCCTGGTGATCGACCCAGAGCGCGGCGGGGTGCTGCTGACCCTGCACAAGAAGCTGCGGATGTGGCTGCAGACGGGCGGCCACTGCGAGCCCGGCGACGCCTCGCTGGAGGCGGCGGCCCTGCGGGAGGCGACGGAGGAGTCCGGCATCGCGGGGCTGACGCTGCTGCCGGGCGGCCCGGTGAGGCTCGACCGGCATCCGATCCCGCCGCCGTGCCACCGCCATTTCGACGTCCAGTACGCGGTCGTGGCACCGCCGGACGCGGCGCACGCGGTCAGCGACGAGTCGCTCGACGTGCGCTGGTTCGGATACGACGAGGTGGCGGCCGTGGCGGACGAGTCGGTCGTACGTCTGCTGGAGGCGACGCGGGCGAGGCTCTGA
- a CDS encoding zinc-dependent metalloprotease, producing the protein MSDTPFGFGLPPEEPDDGDEGKKKDQESGGGQGPANPFGFGGLPGAGGFGGPGSPGADNPLAAMFGSLNPTDLGAAFQQLGQMLSYEGGPVNWDMAKQIARQTVSQGTADGTKDASVGPAERSSVEEAVRLADLWLDDATSLPSGAGSAVAWSRAEWVEATLPAWKELVDPVAERVGTAMGDVLPEEMQAMAGPLIGMMRSMGGAMFGTQIGQAVGVLAGEVFGSTDIGLPLGPAGRAALLPVNIEAFGKDLGVAKEEVRLYLALREAAHQRLFAHVPWLRSHLFGAVDGYARGIKVDTAKLEDVVGQFDPQNPEQLQDALQQGMFQPEDTPEQKAALARLETALALVEGWVDAVVHAAAKPRLSSADALRETLRRRRASGGPAEQTFATLIGLELRPRRLRDASRLWASLTDARGVDGRDALWSHPDMLPTASDLDDPDGFVHREQLDFSELDKMLGEAADKPDLRKKDDGAKDDSGSKDADRGDDTE; encoded by the coding sequence GTGAGTGACACCCCATTCGGATTCGGCCTTCCGCCGGAGGAGCCGGACGACGGCGACGAGGGCAAGAAGAAGGACCAGGAGAGCGGTGGTGGTCAGGGCCCGGCCAACCCGTTCGGTTTCGGCGGGCTGCCCGGAGCCGGTGGCTTCGGTGGCCCGGGCAGTCCAGGTGCCGACAATCCGCTCGCAGCCATGTTCGGTTCCCTGAACCCCACCGACCTGGGCGCCGCCTTCCAGCAGCTGGGCCAGATGCTCTCGTACGAGGGCGGCCCGGTGAACTGGGACATGGCCAAGCAGATCGCCCGCCAGACCGTCTCGCAGGGCACCGCGGACGGCACCAAGGACGCGAGCGTCGGCCCCGCCGAGCGCAGCTCGGTCGAGGAGGCGGTCCGCCTGGCCGACCTGTGGCTGGACGACGCGACGTCCCTGCCGTCCGGCGCGGGCTCCGCCGTGGCCTGGTCCCGCGCGGAGTGGGTCGAGGCGACCCTGCCTGCGTGGAAGGAGCTCGTCGACCCGGTCGCCGAGCGCGTCGGCACCGCCATGGGCGATGTCCTGCCCGAGGAGATGCAGGCCATGGCCGGCCCGCTGATCGGCATGATGCGTTCCATGGGCGGCGCCATGTTCGGCACGCAGATCGGTCAGGCCGTCGGCGTGCTCGCGGGCGAGGTCTTCGGCTCCACCGACATCGGCCTGCCGCTCGGCCCGGCCGGCCGGGCCGCGCTGCTGCCGGTGAACATCGAGGCGTTCGGCAAGGACCTCGGCGTGGCGAAGGAGGAGGTGCGGTTGTATCTCGCCCTGCGCGAGGCCGCCCACCAGCGCCTGTTCGCGCACGTGCCGTGGCTGCGCTCGCACCTGTTCGGCGCGGTCGACGGCTACGCGCGCGGGATCAAGGTCGACACGGCCAAGCTGGAGGACGTGGTCGGCCAGTTCGACCCGCAGAATCCGGAGCAGCTGCAGGACGCCCTCCAGCAGGGCATGTTCCAGCCGGAGGACACACCGGAGCAGAAGGCGGCCCTGGCCCGGCTGGAGACGGCCCTGGCGCTTGTGGAGGGCTGGGTGGACGCGGTGGTCCACGCGGCGGCGAAGCCGCGTCTGTCGTCCGCCGACGCGCTGCGCGAGACCCTGCGCCGCCGCCGTGCCTCGGGCGGCCCGGCCGAGCAGACGTTCGCCACGCTGATCGGCCTGGAGCTGCGCCCGCGCCGCCTGCGCGACGCCTCGCGTCTGTGGGCCTCCCTCACGGACGCGCGCGGTGTCGACGGCCGGGACGCCCTGTGGTCCCACCCGGACATGCTGCCCACGGCCTCCGACCTGGACGACCCGGACGGCTTCGTGCACCGCGAGCAGCTGGACTTCTCCGAGCTGGACAAGATGCTCGGCGAGGCGGCGGACAAGCCCGACCTCAGGAAGAAGGACGACGGCGCCAAGGACGACAGTGGCTCCAAGGACGCGGACAGGGGCGACGACACCGAGTGA
- a CDS encoding SDR family oxidoreductase — protein MSSPDPQVRAARNQSTSPAARGPVVAVTGAASGIGALLTERLVASDEIKQVIALDERRGECAAAQWHILDVRDPAIAEKLRGADAVVHLALDLDLETDPAARTAYNVRGTQTVLTAAAAAGVHRVVLCTSSMVYGALPDNELPLSEDAELRATAEATGVGDLLEIERLARRAPRAHPGLNVTVVRPAVLVGGTDTALTRYFESPRLLVVAGSRPAWQFCHVEDLCSALEYAVLEKVDGELVVGCDGWLEQEEVEELSGIRRMELPSAVALGAAARLHRIGLTPSPAGDLAYTMYPWVVSGSRLHDAGWRPQWTNEEVLAELLEEVSGRHTVVGRRLGRKDATAAGAAGATVALLGAAAVVRRARKARRRI, from the coding sequence GTGAGTTCCCCAGATCCGCAGGTTCGCGCAGCGCGAAACCAGTCAACCAGTCCCGCCGCCCGAGGGCCCGTCGTCGCGGTCACCGGCGCCGCGTCCGGTATCGGCGCGCTGCTCACCGAGCGGCTCGTCGCGTCGGACGAGATCAAGCAGGTCATCGCGCTCGACGAGCGGCGCGGTGAGTGCGCGGCGGCGCAGTGGCACATCCTGGATGTGCGGGATCCGGCCATCGCGGAGAAGCTGCGCGGGGCCGACGCGGTGGTCCATCTGGCGCTCGATCTGGATCTGGAGACCGATCCGGCCGCCCGTACGGCCTACAACGTACGGGGGACACAGACCGTGCTGACCGCTGCGGCCGCGGCGGGGGTGCACCGGGTCGTGCTGTGCACCTCCTCGATGGTCTACGGAGCGCTGCCGGACAACGAGCTGCCGCTGTCCGAGGACGCGGAGCTGCGGGCCACGGCGGAGGCGACCGGGGTCGGGGATCTGCTGGAGATCGAGCGGCTGGCGCGGCGCGCTCCGCGTGCGCATCCCGGACTTAATGTCACCGTGGTGCGGCCCGCGGTGCTGGTGGGGGGTACGGATACCGCGCTGACCAGGTACTTCGAGTCGCCTCGGCTGCTGGTCGTCGCCGGGTCGCGGCCGGCCTGGCAGTTCTGTCATGTCGAGGATCTGTGCAGTGCTCTGGAGTACGCCGTTCTGGAGAAGGTCGACGGGGAGCTCGTCGTCGGGTGTGACGGGTGGCTGGAGCAGGAGGAGGTCGAGGAGCTGAGCGGGATCCGGCGGATGGAGCTGCCGTCCGCGGTCGCTCTGGGGGCCGCGGCTCGGCTGCACCGGATCGGGCTCACGCCGTCTCCTGCGGGGGATCTGGCGTACACGATGTACCCCTGGGTGGTGAGTGGGAGCCGACTGCATGACGCGGGGTGGCGGCCGCAGTGGACCAATGAAGAGGTGCTGGCGGAGCTGCTGGAGGAGGTTTCCGGGAGGCATACGGTGGTCGGGCGGCGGCTGGGTCGCAAGGATGCGACCGCTGCGGGGGCTGCGGGGGCGACCGTGGCTCTGCTCGGGGCGGCGGCTGTGGTGCGGCGGGCTCGGAAGGCTCGGCGGAGGATCTGA
- a CDS encoding molybdenum cofactor biosynthesis protein MoaE, with protein MASISDHPGEQAAQDPIKLLAIRETALSLDEVFRAVGDDAAGGTALFVGTVRNHDGGADVDELGYSCHPSAEAEMRRIAEKVVAEYPVRALAAVHRVGELRVGDLAVAVAVSCPHRGEAFEACRKLIDDLKHEVPIWKHQKFSDGTNEWVGA; from the coding sequence ATGGCATCCATCAGTGACCATCCCGGCGAGCAGGCCGCACAGGACCCCATCAAGCTTCTTGCCATCCGGGAGACGGCCCTCTCCCTGGACGAGGTCTTCCGGGCCGTCGGGGACGATGCCGCAGGGGGGACCGCGTTGTTCGTCGGAACCGTGCGGAATCATGACGGGGGTGCCGACGTCGACGAGCTCGGGTATTCGTGTCATCCCAGTGCCGAGGCCGAGATGCGGCGGATCGCCGAGAAGGTCGTCGCGGAGTATCCGGTGCGGGCGCTCGCCGCGGTGCATCGGGTCGGTGAGCTGCGGGTCGGGGATCTCGCCGTCGCCGTCGCCGTTTCCTGTCCCCATCGGGGGGAGGCCTTCGAGGCCTGCCGGAAGCTGATCGACGACCTCAAGCACGAGGTGCCCATCTGGAAGCACCAGAAGTTCTCCGACGGCACCAATGAATGGGTCGGCGCGTAG
- a CDS encoding PDZ domain-containing protein, producing MPRRTATMLASTLMLIALLCAGVFINVPYAEMSPGPTVNTLGDHGGEPVLQISGRKTYATSGHLNMTTVRVTSADYKMNLVEAVYGWLAHDNKVVPHDTLYPDGKTEEQSTQENAEEFSQSQESAKVAALKELDVPVKSWVIVSTVVKDSPAEGKLHAGDVIKAVDGTAVKEPADVAELVTKHKPGQDVVFTIVPAKEQAAAEKENRTATRTADVTIKTAASDDRGEKRAIVGISAGTDHTFPFAIDIKLADVGGPSAGLMFALGIYDKLTPGSLTGGKFVAGTGTIDDAGKVGPIGGIEMKTVGAREKGAQYFLTPADNCAAAASDTPKGLTLVKVDTIDDALGALKDIRSGDTADLPKCTTG from the coding sequence ATGCCACGCCGCACCGCGACGATGCTCGCCTCCACTCTGATGCTGATCGCACTCCTGTGCGCGGGAGTGTTCATCAACGTGCCGTATGCGGAGATGTCACCGGGCCCGACGGTGAACACTCTCGGGGACCACGGCGGCGAGCCGGTGCTGCAGATTTCCGGGCGGAAGACCTATGCGACCAGCGGTCATCTGAACATGACCACCGTCCGGGTCACCAGTGCCGACTACAAGATGAATCTTGTCGAGGCCGTGTACGGGTGGCTTGCCCATGACAACAAGGTAGTGCCGCACGACACCCTCTACCCCGACGGCAAGACCGAGGAGCAGTCCACCCAGGAGAACGCCGAGGAGTTCAGCCAGTCCCAGGAGAGCGCCAAGGTCGCCGCCCTGAAGGAACTGGACGTCCCGGTGAAGTCCTGGGTGATCGTCTCGACCGTCGTCAAGGACTCCCCGGCAGAGGGCAAGCTGCACGCCGGTGACGTGATCAAGGCCGTCGACGGTACGGCGGTGAAGGAACCGGCCGACGTCGCCGAGCTGGTGACCAAGCACAAGCCCGGTCAGGACGTCGTCTTCACCATCGTGCCCGCCAAGGAGCAGGCCGCCGCCGAGAAGGAGAACAGGACGGCGACCAGGACCGCGGACGTGACCATCAAGACCGCGGCCTCCGACGACCGTGGCGAGAAGCGTGCCATCGTCGGGATCTCCGCGGGGACGGATCACACGTTTCCGTTCGCCATCGACATCAAGCTCGCCGACGTCGGCGGGCCGAGCGCCGGCCTGATGTTCGCGCTCGGCATTTACGACAAGCTCACCCCGGGCAGCCTGACCGGCGGCAAGTTCGTCGCCGGTACCGGCACGATCGACGACGCGGGCAAGGTCGGCCCGATCGGCGGCATCGAGATGAAGACCGTCGGCGCGCGCGAGAAGGGCGCCCAGTACTTCCTCACGCCCGCCGACAACTGCGCGGCCGCCGCGAGCGACACCCCCAAGGGGCTCACCCTCGTCAAGGTCGACACGATCGACGACGCCCTCGGCGCCTTGAAGGACATCCGCTCCGGGGACACCGCCGACCTGCCGAAGTGCACGACCGGATAG
- a CDS encoding PPA1309 family protein encodes MSNTPMAASPLTRAVLEIDEYASGLGWDQPARLFALVDTARLRAQEPALAAQLGLEEEQEITGLTPIEQDEIPTGKPLDEFLGTIAWPDAVVGCALTVERLMLPPSAEASVPEGLSDKQLAQWVAEHPERQEVRMTVAVLRDGARESALRLREKDSPTEVLTGSDLVPGLAEALAATFEE; translated from the coding sequence ATGTCCAACACTCCCATGGCGGCGAGCCCGCTGACCCGGGCCGTTCTCGAGATCGACGAGTACGCCTCCGGCCTCGGCTGGGACCAGCCCGCCCGCCTCTTCGCCCTCGTAGACACCGCACGGCTGCGAGCCCAGGAACCCGCCCTCGCGGCCCAGCTCGGCCTCGAGGAGGAGCAGGAGATCACCGGCCTCACCCCGATCGAGCAGGACGAGATTCCAACGGGCAAGCCGCTCGACGAGTTCCTCGGCACCATCGCCTGGCCCGACGCGGTGGTCGGCTGCGCGCTCACGGTGGAGCGCCTGATGCTGCCGCCGTCCGCCGAGGCGTCCGTCCCGGAAGGGCTGAGCGACAAGCAGCTCGCCCAGTGGGTGGCCGAGCACCCGGAGCGCCAGGAGGTCCGCATGACGGTCGCCGTACTGCGGGACGGCGCTCGCGAGTCGGCCCTGCGGCTGCGCGAGAAGGACTCCCCGACGGAGGTCCTCACCGGGTCGGACCTGGTGCCGGGTCTGGCGGAGGCGCTGGCGGCGACGTTCGAGGAGTAG